Within the Salvia hispanica cultivar TCC Black 2014 chromosome 4, UniMelb_Shisp_WGS_1.0, whole genome shotgun sequence genome, the region GTCAAATGTTAAACAGTTAATATCTGTACATAGTTGCATTGCAAGGGTCGTTTACAGTGATGCCGAGGCTGAAAAAAACCCAACAAGAAACACACTCAGCCGTCTCCGGCTAGCAACAGCCAGCTATAGGGACGAACGCGTCTGCCAGTGGTGACATGTGCTGGCACCCGAGATCTTCACTCCCTCTGTGGTAAAACACCTTCTGCACATAAAACATCAAGTAGCACTGTGAAGTTCTAACCACTTCTTCATCAACTTCTGTGATCCAAGCATCATCACATTTATACCACTGGTTTCTCAGCCTCAGATACGTCGCATAATGCCCAGATTCCAACATCCCGGTGTGAGTCACCACTGCAAAAACCTCAAACTCAGTCGAAGAAACATCTGCTTCCTCTCCCTCTAAAGAAAACATCCTATTCCCGAATCTCTTCTTCACTATAGAAGAGGACAGATAAGGCCTCATGTCCAAGGAGAATGGGAACTGAAGATGCCGATCAATCTTCCTCGACATTTTCCTGATTGGAGAGTGCTCAAATCGCTTGATGTGGAGGCACAGGACGAGCGGGAGCTTCTTCAGAGACATCTGCTTCAGCGCGTCCTGCTTCTCATGGCAGTTCTCGCAGTAGAGTTTCTGGTCCGGTCCCAACCTCTCTGGCTTCGTGAAGAGGTCGAAGCAGCCTGCTAAGGTCTCATTCAGCTTGGGCCGGCTGCTGAAGTCAGCTGCAGCGGAGGCGCCTGTGTTCAAGTCGAGGGAGATGTCCATGCACGGATCATAGGTCGAAGACGTGAACCCACACGATGTGCACGTGACATCCGATCTCAGAATCCCTGAGAATACCCTGTGAGCAATACACTGGCAGTCCACATTTCCTGTTCAAACATGTTGGATTTTCCCATCAgtgaaacagaaaaaaaaaagaatgatcGAATCTTTTCAACATTCTCTAGTGCAGACTCTATGCATAAATATCTATACAAGTTTGATGGAATCTATGCATTCGGCTTAGCATGagacctttttttttcatatcaaGCAAAGAATCTGCAAAAATAGGAAATGCAAAATCTTGGAGCTCAATTTACCTTTATTTGCAAGACTAGATTTCCCCAACTTGTCGTGGATCCTATCTAGCATTGAGATAAAGAACTCATGCGCGTCTTGCTGCTCATAGCTAGCAAGATTCTCTGAGTGTTGCCACCAGCTGAAAATGATGAACACAACCTCAATTAACAACATCATTCTTGATTCAGAATGTCTCAAAAATCATTAGATCCCTTCCAAATATATGAAGTTTTCCTCAAACATACAGATAATACAAGCATATAAATAGCAATTCATTATCTTAACTCTATCAAAACCCAAAAGAACTCATCTTAAATATGATCCTTCCAAATATATGAAGTTAAAGCTACCATTTTCTCAAACTTACTCATCCCAAATATGATCCCACTATTAACATCCATAAACACAGAACACAAACAACAACAAAGAACTGCCaaaaagtgcaaaaaaaaCGATCCATCAGCATCGCCTAACCTGTAGAGAAACTTAGCAGGACTGTAAGGCGTCCGATCACCCGAGAAAACAGCATCAAAGATGACATCCACATCACAAGGCAAACACAGCCTATCAGCAGAGGTCTTCCTACACCTCTCATGGTTATGCCTATCACTGAGAAAGTAATTCCTAAAAGGGGGTGCATGAAGCAATGCCTGCAACACAGAGTTCATGAAGCAAGTATTCCCAAGATTGTTCAACCCCCTCAACCCCAACGGGAGGCACGATTTCGACATCTGCTTACTCACCAACACCAATCTCTTCACACTCTCCGACCCCAAATCAGCCCCAAAATCCAACCTCCTCCTCTTGCTCAGCCTCAGCTGACCACTCTCCACAACCCCATTATCCCCATTTCTAACCAACCCCAACATTTTCTTGCACATCACAACTCTATCAAATTCAAGATCATAGACCTGATCACAGCACACGGAGCAGTAGAGCTCAGCCCTCTCCATATCAACACCAATCTCATGACCACAAACAGATTTACTACGCAAAAGGGCATGATTTGATTCATGATTTTGGCAGCATGTAACTGAGGAGCAGATCAAACACATAAACAATCTGCCGCCAGAAAAGGAACTGCATCTGGTCTGTGATTTATCAATCGTTATTCTACCACAAGGGCTGAACTTCAACAAATCTTGGATCGAATTGTAACCCTTTAATCCGTGCTTCATCTTGTAATCCACTAGATGCTCGCATGGTCTAGGGATTGTGAAGAGAGAGTTTCTTGATGacataatcaataaaaattgaatctttattcaagaaaaaatcTTTAATAGATAGGAACAGGGGAAAAAAAGAACTTGAAGAAAAATAGCAAATCAAGATTCAGATAAATAGGGGAACAATGAATCaacaccaaaattaaaaaaactaggGTTGATCTGATTAGATggaaaaacaatagaaaaaaaagatgggtatattaaagattaaatttttatactagtactagtataatttatcaaGAGCTGAATCCACCTCAGTGGCAAAAAGGAGCGGAGATGGAGGAGGAGAGAATGGGGTCGCTTTCTTGTTTGCATAGACCGACTCAATATTTCCGCTGTGGGACAGACCATTCTGATCGATAGATCACAGCcgttgaaaattttgatcatGAGATGATAAGCCAGCGATTGACGATTTGGACCACATACCAAAATCGCAGTAAGGTTCTCCTATTTTCCCAATCAATACAACGAAATGAAAATtccactttttaattttaatttttcttcccCTGTTAAGTTGGTCTGTATTGATATGgatttagtattataattggATGAGCTAGACTTTTGGGTCATTCCAACACGACATATTATGATggttaataaaaaataaagaagtgAGCTCTTGGAGTGTTGGGAGCTAAACTTGTTTTGAGGATGCTAATGCTGCCCAATTGATGTGTACTTATGCGTATTGGGTTcttaaatcattaattatgtTTGTATAGTTGGCACTTCTCTATATTTTGTACATGGCTATATTCGCGTAGTATTGAATGGATAAGGCACACAGTTGCATTTTAATAAGAAGAGTAGATGATGGCGTTCCTCTGATGTGTCATGTGTGTGAGATCCACCACAattcttagagcatccgcagcggtggcATCCGTCCGTCCGttcgtgccgctgagcacgaGCTCGTCCGTTTGCCGCTGCGAgctgtccgtccgtgccagcagCACaacgctgctcttagctaagagcacgtccgtgccgctgagcagccttACGTGGCGGCACACGATTGGCCAATGACAATTTCGtttctttttgtaattttttttataattataaaaaaaatatttttccacttctcaataaattatatccgttttctacacacttttaatttatttttcaaattttcaccccaaaaatcactttttaattatgtacttttattttttagaattttaattatgtattttttattttttaggatttaattatataatttttatattttaatatatttttatgttgtagaaatgtttttagtaattgaagtatttaaattaaataatagaatagtgggacccttgagcttgtccttgcggAAGAGTACGGATGTGGGTTTTGTGCTCTTGCCTAAGGACaaagagtaaaagtgggtccgggcccacctccgtgctcttaaatataagagcacggatggagatgctcttacttATTATTGTCATtcaatattttagtaataCTATGTTAGGGTATCTCCACcggcgcccctcccactcgCCCGTCGGGGACGGGCGACCTGACGGGCGCCATAGTGGgcgggaagggcgcccacgcccgtccctCGCCCCTCAGCTCGACGTCCTACCTGACGAGCGCCACTGTGGCGTGGGTAGGACGTCCCACTCGGACGTCCCAccgattttattttattttattttttaaaaaaactctataaatacggctcgtgtcaaaattttaattctgtaaattttaattccgtaatttttaattttaattgtgaatttattaattttattgcgggaagtcctagtgtagtgggaagggctagtgatgtggcagtggaatgggaagggatagtgctg harbors:
- the LOC125221957 gene encoding ubiquitin C-terminal hydrolase 22 isoform X1, giving the protein MSSRNSLFTIPRPCEHLVDYKMKHGLKGYNSIQDLLKFSPCGRITIDKSQTRCSSFSGGRLFMCLICSSVTCCQNHESNHALLRSKSVCGHEIGVDMERAELYCSVCCDQVYDLEFDRVVMCKKMLGLVRNGDNGVVESGQLRLSKRRRLDFGADLGSESVKRLVLVSKQMSKSCLPLGLRGLNNLGNTCFMNSVLQALLHAPPFRNYFLSDRHNHERCRKTSADRLCLPCDVDVIFDAVFSGDRTPYSPAKFLYSWWQHSENLASYEQQDAHEFFISMLDRIHDKLGKSSLANKGNVDCQCIAHRVFSGILRSDVTCTSCGFTSSTYDPCMDISLDLNTGASAAADFSSRPKLNETLAGCFDLFTKPERLGPDQKLYCENCHEKQDALKQMSLKKLPLVLCLHIKRFEHSPIRKMSRKIDRHLQFPFSLDMRPYLSSSIVKKRFGNRMFSLEGEEADVSSTEFEVFAVVTHTGMLESGHYATYLRLRNQWYKCDDAWITEVDEEVVRTSQCYLMFYVQKVFYHRGSEDLGCQHMSPLADAFVPIAGCC
- the LOC125221957 gene encoding ubiquitin C-terminal hydrolase 22 isoform X2, which produces MSSRNSLFTIPRPCEHLVDYKMKHGLKGYNSIQDLLKFSPCGRITIDKSQTRCSSFSGGRLFMCLICSSVTCCQNHESNHALLRSKSVCGHEIGVDMERAELYCSVCCDQVYDLEFDRVVMCKKMLGLVRNGDNGVVESGQLRLSKRRRLDFGADLGSESVKRLVLVSKQMSKSCLPLGLRGLNNLGNTCFMNSVLQALLHAPPFRNYFLSDRHNHERCRKTSADRLCLPCDVDVIFDAVFSGDRTPYSPAKFLYSWWQHSENLASYEQQDAHEFFISMLDRIHDKLGKSSLANKGNVDCQCIAHRVFSGILRSDVTCTSCGFTSSTYDPCMDISLDLNTGASAAADFSSRPKLNETLAGCFDLFTKPERLGPDQKLYCENCHEKQDALKQMSLKKLPLVLCLHIKRFEHSPIRKMSRKIDRHLQFPFSLDMRPYLSSSIVKKRFGNRMFSLEGEEADVSSTEFEVFAVVTHTGMLESGHYATYLRLRNQ